The following DNA comes from Eubalaena glacialis isolate mEubGla1 chromosome 1, mEubGla1.1.hap2.+ XY, whole genome shotgun sequence.
TACCATCGCCTCCTAGGGAAAtagatataattttcttttagccAGCTTTATATACAATGTCATGTCATATAAGACAAACATACGGCTTCCACTAGGAGAGCATTTCCAAAGGTCCCAGCCTTTATAGAGTATTAGTGGATTGGGAAAGCTTTTACTTTGAGCAGAGTGAGGCATGCATGATGCCAGCCTGCTGATCCAGAAGCTCTCTGAGGCAAAGAAATCCATAGAACGTAGCTGATGATGCCATACACTGCCGGCATATCAACTCTGATTGTCTTAGCTAGCCTAGATAGAATAatcaaacagaacaaaaaccattttcaagataaataataataaaacacacattattaaaatgaaaaacaacaaaacaacctaTTCTCCCTAAATTTGCACAGTCCCATTTGACATCTAGAGctaaaacttcattttctttccatccCTCTTCTGTTTCCAGCGTTCTGGGAAGAAGCCCAGAGCATCAGGTACTTTACTGTGTATGGTTTAGGATGTGCTCATTCATGTGCCACAGAGCATGGGGCTTTGAGTAAGAATTTAAAACTCAGAAGGAAACCCAATTTGAATATGGGCAGGACACATCGACCACTTCAACTAGAAATGGAAGTGCCCCAGAGAAGGCAAAATGCTGATGGGAAGGGCTTACCAAACTCCAAGTCTTTGATGTTGCAGTGGAAGACAGCTTCTCCATTCACCATGAGTTCCACCACATTCCAGTCTTCTGTCTTCTCTAGGATGGTCTGGTGTCCATCTTTAGCCAACACAGCTGGAAAAGATGGGGAAGGATGTGGGTGCCAATGGGAACAGATGAACCTGATATGCAGGTGTCTTCATGGATGGCAGCGACTGGTCTGCTCTCCAGTTGTTCATGGCTGTAACTCAACATCCCTGGTGGGTGCCCACCTGGTACTGGCCCCAATGTGCCCTCCCCTTTGCTGGGAAGCACAGCCAGAGACCTGaaaaattttggtttttgttgtgaTTTGCCCCAGAGCCATATGATCAGTGAAAATATGAGCTTTCTCTAGGAAGAGTTTTTGAGCCTTTCTTATAGAGGTGATGCTCAATGTTGGAGGGGATATACGGAATTAGGTAAAGTCTTACCCTGATGATGGAAATACAAATTGTTCACCtttctggagggcaatttggAAGTACATACCAAAAGCCTCAAATGCCTCacaaaaattagaattaaaaaatgatTCTAATCTCTGGCCCAGGAAATTGCACTTATAAGAAAGCTCCCTaaggaaaaaatcagaaatacagaCTTTTGTAACAAGATATTCGTTTCTGTACTACTATAATAGCAAAATACTGTGAATAACTTACATGCCCAATAATAAGAAGACGGTCAAGTAAATGGTGGCAAATGCATATGATGAGATTTTATTTggacatttcaaaaatgtttataaatttttaatagcAAGAAAAATATTCGTAATATAAGCAAAAAATCAGGgtacatgtataatatatattaaaatatgtattcagggacttccctggtggtccagtggttaagaatccacctgccaatgcaggggacacgggtttgatccctggtctgggaagatcccacatgcagcggagcaactaggcccatgcgccacaactatcaAAGCcagtgcgctctagagcccacgtgccacaactactagagcccgtgctccgccacaagagaagccaccgcagtgagaagcacgtgcacctcaatgaagagcagcccctgctcactgcagctagagaaagcctgcacacagcaatgaagatccagcgcagcctaaataaataaataaataagtaagtaagtaagtaaataaataaataaaaatatgtattcagtgcaattaatgtgtatatattaggaaaaaagaaaatatccagtGATTATCTCTCTGTGGTGAGATTatgagaaacttaaaaaaaattcttttagcaTATTCTAGATTTTctataaaaatcaggaaaaaaaatttttttaaagctaatggACTAAATTTTTATTCTCCCCTTTGGAATCCGCATTTTGGTTATTACTTACATTCAACAGCTCCTTTTCTAGAGATCAGCTATGGGAAAATTGTAAGATTTATTTTCTATTGTGGAAATGCAAGGGTATATGGGTttaggagaaatgatgtgcatgGAACAGCCTGGAGCTCTGTTTTCTCCAACACATTTCTCCCCATGTTTCCTGATATGTTCACCCTATAACCTCAGTGTTAGAGTTGGTTCACTAAATCACCACCTTTGGCAGTCTTCATTCGTTGGAGAGAATTGTGGTTAGAATGGAAAGAGAAATCAGATGGTGGGCATGTTTTTTAAAGTCTTAGCATTTCAATCAGTCCTatgtggagaaaagcaaacagCTATGTCAGTTAATTGCATTTAATTACAGAGACAATTGCTGTTTCAAAATGTTGCCATGTCCACTTCTTCATCTTTCAATCAGTTCAAGAACATCCAGCCCCAACTGTGAACATTTTAATTGCGTGATTTTAATTTCACTTCTGGAAAGGAACTTCAAAAAGCAACTCAGCGAGGATCTCCGTTAACAAGATAGTGCTCCTTGGGCACCCAGTGGTGGCCCTAATTGTCCTTGTGACTGACTGCTAACACCTCTCTCTACAGAACACCGGCATCTTTTTCTCTGGCATATTTATGTTATTGTATCCTGTTTAAGTGTCTTGTTCTTAAACATCTTTAGAGGAAGGCACTCAGTTTGGACCAGTGACTTGTTTAAATGAAGCAGTCCACCCAGTTTGGAATGGCCAGTGAATCGTCCAGGGAGGCATAAAGGCAGTTTGTGGGCAGAGATTTCTGAGGATCAGATACTCCCCCAGCAGCGCCCCCTCTGGAGAGGGGAGTTATAGCCAGAAAGGGAAAAGCTGCAAGCTGGTAGGTAGGAGGCAATTTGGCCTCCATGACCTTGGCTTTGCATTGTCTGAAGACGCTCCTGGGACATGTACTTCAATTTGACTGGGagaaatcaggaacaaaacagcTTCTCCATGCTCACTTTACACCCCACCTCTGGGGGCAAGGTGCTACCTCTATTCTGATAACACACAATACCAGCTCTCTAAATCCTGGGGGTTCTGCAGAGAAGGGGTGCAGGTTCCACCTGGGGCCGGTCCCTGTGACCACAGTGTAAGGGAGGAGGGGCTCTGTAGAAGGAGACCCGGGAAGGTGTGTACCCCACAGCCTGCTATGACCCTTTCCCTGCAGAGCACATCTCACCAAGCCTCGTGTAACAtctgtgtttggggtttgttttatgAGAACAGCAGCACTCTTTCGTGGCAAGGTTTGCCTAAGAAATAGGGTTTAATCCACCGAATAACCCACCCTATGGAGGTGGCGGCAGTGCCAAAAATGGGAATATGCCTCAACATCTGAGCAAATGAAGCCCTACAGGAAGAAATCCTCCTCAACAGAGCATGTCAGTCCTCACTTTGCCTTACAAAGCCCCGTGTCTCCTTCACTGACCACAGtacatcctccccctcccccccccaccccgggcctgGTGTTAATACAGCTTGTTGAATAAACAAGTTCCTAATGGCACTGGGCACCTCCAACGACTCTTTTGGACCCCGAGTGACGTAAATCTGAGTCTTATTAAGTGATAAGCTACCTCCGAGTCTACTTCATCTACTCATCCTCAGGATGCCTGTCCCCTTCTCACCACTCCAGGATGTGTTGAGCCCAGCTGTAGGGCGGCCAGTGCAGGCCTAAGGGATCAAACTTGGAGAAGCACCAGAATTCCTGCAGCTCATCCAAATGCCACCTCTCTACATGGAGGacccatttttttccctatgaGCTGCTATGGGTTGTCTATTCAAAGAAAGGTCAGATAAATATACTCCATGCAACAAAGTCTTTGCAAAGGCAGTGGCTAACTCCAGCATAAATCAACCAGAATCTGTAAGGCCACCCGCAGAAAACCTGACTCTTTGAAGTGGCATCTCATTCTTCAAGGGGGATCTGAGTGAGCTGGAGGGATATGGAAAAGTCTCCCTCTTCTCAGTACTGGTGGAATTGTGCGCCACCTGCAAATGATTTACATGTTCCTAGTAAGGAAGTCAAGGCAAACAGACAGGCATctccccctcctctgctcagCACAGATGCAAAGCTAATGACTATTAACCTGTGTAGCTAATGCATAGCTAGGGACAGGAGGATGGCACACAGAGCAACTTAGCTAAATAAGGATGGATTCTATTCTTAtgagtcttttcctttttagCAGGTCATTTGGCAGACTTAAGTACAGCAGGCAAGGCAGAACCATGGCGAGGGAAATTAACACTTCTTGTTAAGCATTAGTTAGTTTAATTTCATCAGTATTGAGGCCATAGTCAGGACATTTTTGCTAAGCTATTATAATTCATGggtaataaagaaagaaataaacttttcagATTGCTTAAGGCATGGTAAGTTCAGGAGAGATCAGGCATATTTCCAAAGCCAGCAGGGTTTCGGGAAATGATAAAGGgctatgatttttaaagaaatgcacaGAACTCAGAGGCAGATTTTACAAATGAGAGCCTGCAAATGCACCACTCTGTGCTTGGTGTGATGTTAGTTGGGTCTAAAGTGATGGGGGGAGTGTTGAACAGAGAGAGGGGAGCAGATGCTCCCTGCTTTGCTTCTGTTAACACCCCGGCATTTGTCACCagccctcagtaaatgttggctgCCAGTATTATATGAACTACCATTCAGGGATATACAAAGCTAACTTTAAAAATCAACCACCTGCTGATACCTTGCAATACTCAAGTCTCCTTCAACCATAAAAATTCTCCCCTTGATCCTCTTAAAATACGCCTTCCCCTCCCCTACTgtgggaagagctgcctgggctctctatttcctcatctctacCACTCCTTTACCTCCTGCAGTTGGAGCCTCTGCCCACCTTCTCCTGAACTTGCATCCTCAGAGGCGAAGACCCATTAGCACATTCAATGGCTCACCCAGTTTTCCCCCACCCTTCCAGCAGATTCATGCTCTGACCTATCTCCTTTCGTGCTTCTTAAAACACTTGTGCtggtaaaaacatattttaaactctAAAATTTTATCAGATTATAAATGTAATGCAGACTGATGAGttcttaaaaaccttaaaaattacagaaaagtaaAGGACACAGATTTAAAAATCGCCTAtaattcttcccctccccctccttttgtctttttcagtGGAAGTGAGCTCATAGTGTACATAAAATTCAGGAATATGCTTTATTCCTTTATCACAATGGTTGTGGCAATCCAGCCCCATCAGTGCACACAGATCTGCCGTGTTGCATTCCATGTGACAGATGTACTGCAATATATCCAGTCTTTCCTTTTtctggttgtttccaatttttcaagaTGACCAAGGAATGCAGAAAATCTTCATGGGCATGTTTCCATGTACATGTgcgagtttttatatatttatgaaacTGAGAAATGGAGTAGCTGGATTCTACAGTATACAGTTAAATTTTAAGACACTGCCAGGTTGCCCCCCAAAGTTACTGTGCCAACTTTCCCTCCCATCACAGGTCTTTGGGAACACTCTTTCTATGTCCTTCATCAACCATGGATTTATCTTTTTCTAGAGATAACTCCTGCTAACAGTTTGGTGCCTATTAgctattttcttcttgaaatccTCATCTCACTTGCCTTCTGTAACTCCAGGTTCTCTCCTACCATTGCAGCCCTCAGAGGGACCACTGCCCATGTCCTGTGGTCTGCCTGGTTCTGACTTCCCTTGCTTCTTCCACAGTCTCACCTTCTGTGGTTCCAGCATTCGCTCCATGCAGGTTCATTTTAACTAGTATTTTTCAGTCCTTCAgatatgccaggcacagttccaGACTCTGGGACACAGCAGAGAACAGAACAAACAAGAATCCCTGAGCCCCTGAAGCATTCATCCCGGTAGGAGAGAAGGATACCAAGAGAAATAGGTGAAATATATGTTGCATTGGGTACTAATGAGTGctaggaagaaatgaaagaggagggaagggagataaGGAAGAGAGAGGCTAAGGAAAGTGTCGACATTGTCAATGGAGATGCTCAAGGAAGACCTGTCTGTGAAGGTGACTTTTGAGAAAGACCTGAAGGCTGAGAGAGTAAAGAGAAAAgaccagggatttccctggtggcgcagtggttaagaatctgcctgccaatgcaggggacacgggttcgagccctggtccgagaggGTAAGTAGCAACAGGGGGAAATGAGGTCAGGGAAGTCATCAGGAGCCTGGCAGGCCACTGAAGTAGCAACCAGAATGTTCTCGGAGGCAAGGGCCATGCTCTGACTCAGGTTTAATGGCATCACCTGGCTTTGAGAACATACTGCAGGGGACAAGGTGGTCGCAGGGAGCTCAGTGAGGAGGCCAGGGCGGTGATCCAGGCAAGAGGTGACTGACGGTGGCTTGGACAAAGAGGCCGAGGGTGGTGGCAGGGAGGTTAAGGCGTGGTTGAATTCTGTCGGGATACTTTGAAGATAGAGCCAACAGAATGTGCTGCTAGACTAGATGGGGAgtgtgagggaaagagaagagagaaagatgcCTGCAAGGTTTTTGGCTTGAGTAAGTGAAAGAATGGCGCTGCTATGAACCGAGATGGAAAAAATGCAGGAGGCACTGGTGAGTATTAGGAGGCTGGTTTAGATATTTTGGACATATTGGTCCGAGATGCCTATTAAGCATCCCAATGACAGTGAGAGGTCCTGACtgcagatgtatgatttgcaaatcttttctcccattctatagattGTCGTTTCACTTTCTTAGTAGTGTCCTtcgatgcacaaaagtttttaactgTAATTTCaattgttctgttttttgttttgttgcctatgcttttggtgttcAAGACATACTTGCCAAATCTAAGGTCATTCAGATTTgcccctatgtttccttctaagagttttttagttTCTAAATTTAGAACtctgatcaattttgagttaatttttatatatggtataagGGTCTAACTTCATTCAAAAGATATTCATGTAGATATCCACGTTCCCCAGTACAAATTGTTAAAGAGAATGTTCTTTATGCATTGAATAGTCCTGACTCTCACGACAAAAGTCAATTGACTATAAAGGTGATGGTTTACTTCTAGACTCTcgattctattccattggtctatatactTATCCTTACGAcagtaccacactattttgattactgtaactttgagTAAGTTATTAAATCAGTaagtgtgatacctccaactttgttctttctcaagattgtttgggctAGTCTCAGTCCCTTGAAATTacctatgaattttaggatgagtttttccatttctgcaaaaacaccaccattgagattttgataggaattgcattgaatctgtatactGCTTTGGGaagtattgtcatcttaacagtATTGTCTTTCAATCCAtgcacatggtatatttttccatttacttaggttttctttgatttcttttagcaatttttgtagttttcagtgtataagatttgcacctccttggttagatctGTTCATATGTGTTGTGTTCTTttagatgctattgtaaatggaattgttaatTTCCTTTTGAGATGGTTCATTGCTAGTTACAGaattacaattgatttttgtgtgttgatatttttaaattaattaattactttttggctgcattgggtcttcgttgctgcacgtgggctttagttgcggcgagcaggggctattctttgttgtggtggcttctcttgttgtggagcacgggctctaggcacgcaggctcagtagtagtcgtgcacgggcttagttgctctgtggcatgtgggatcttcccggaccagggctcgaacctgtgtcccctgcattggcaggcagattcttaaccactgtgccaccagggaagtcctgtgtgtTGATTCTATATAGTTAAACTgtgctgattttttttattagttcAAACAGGGTTTTTGTGAACTCTAGGGTTTTCTAGCCAGACACTGACTGGATCCGGAGCACAGCCCCCTGAACCTCGCCTCCCATCTCCATCCTCTTAGGGAGTACTGTTACTTTTACTTTAACCCACCACCCCTTTAAGGCTGTCCTGGTCCAAGCTACTATCATCTCTCCCCTGGACCACCACAACAGTCCcttgtctccctgcttccattctTGGCCCCCTCTAATCTGTTCTACTCACAGCAGCCACAGTTTCATTCCTCTGCCTAATACTACACAGCCCTGCAGGATCTGGCCCCTGTCCACCTCTCTAGCCTCATCTTCCCATCAGTTCAACAAATACATAGGTCATTTGTTCATGCTTCCAGCCTTTGCAGATATTAGTCCCCCTATCCGgaatgctctttctttctttacctgGTTAGCTTCTCCTCATTCTTTAAAGCTCAACTCAGATGTAATTCAGGCAAGTAAACCTTTCCAGatctctgccctctcccctccaaTTATGGCCAGTGGCAGGTCCCACTATGATTACGCTCCTGTGTCAGAGCCTTGGCACAGCTGTCAGTTAGCAGTCAACAATGACACAGTCACTTCAAGGACACGTATCATGTTCACCAGTGTGTCCCCAGTACCTGGAAGAGTGTCCAACACATATTACTTGCTCAGTGAGGGTTTGTTGCGTGAATGGATAATCAAGGGACAGACTGCCATTTTTCAGCCACGTaccttggaaaagtcacttaaTATTCCTGCTTCTCAGTTTGCCAATGTGTAAAGCAGGGTACGTAATATTTTCTATCCAGGTAATTTGCATTTACTACCCAGCACCCAGTGGGCTCACAGTGTATGTTTCTTCCCGCTCCAATATTGAGGCAGCAGAAGCCAGAGGAAGATGCTAAAACATCCTGCAGCTGTGGGGCTTAGGGCCGACTTTCCAGAGGAAGTAGCACTCGGTCTAGGTCTGAGGAATGAAGGAAGtctaggcagagggcacagcctgCACAGATGCTCAGAGGCTGGGGTGCACCTGGGCGCACTCAGCTGGGTGGCCCTTTGGCGCTCAGCTGCCTACCTAGCAGGCCCTCCAGGCGGTAGGTGCGGTGCTCCACTGACAGGCCGACTGAGCTGTACGGCCCCTAGGGCATGATGACCGACGCGTTCCTGGGCATGGCCGGGCCTCCTGCCGGGGCAATACGGGGCAATACACACTGCTAGGCAACTGCTTTTCAGGCTCTTGGGAATGGGCGCGGTCGTGCGTGGGTGGGAGGGGCCACGGAGGGTGGACGTGGAGCTCGAAGATCCCCTGCACCCCACTTCCTCTGCCAAGTGCCTGGCGTAGGGACTGGGGGTGAGGAGTCTCCCTTCTTGAATGCCTGCACCAACTACTGTGTGCCCGCTGCTGGTGTGCAAAAAGGCCACTTGCTCTCGTAACTGGCGCAGCCCGGTAAACACGGAATTTCAACTTGGTATGGCAAGTGTTAATGATAAATAACAACAATAGACAGCGTTTACAGCTAGTTACAGAAAGTATGTGTCAGGCGACAAGCTAAGCACCTTCCATGTTATCTCGTTTAATCATTTTACCGTTTCTATGAAATAGGTTGTAATTTGTATTTACAAAACTGAGTGTCAGAGGTGCCAAGTAACCTTCCCAGGCAAGTCAGGCATGTGGCATGGATTGGTAACCTTTGTAAGGTATGCATAGATGTCTTTTTATTTGTCTTGCCTGGGGTTTGTTGGGACTCTTAAAACGTTGAATTTAAATCCTTCACCTGTTTTCGGAAAATTTTGAGCCATTATCTCTTCACATATTGCTTCTGTCCCATTTTCTCACTTTTCAGGGTCTCCAGTTAAATGTATGTTAGACTTTCTCAATGTATTCTCACTGTATTCCTGTTGTATTCTTCGCACAGTCTCTTCTCTcctgtgtttttctctctttctttcttccatgctTCTTTTGggattgtatgtatgtgtgtattcatggattgattgattgattgattcattcattcatttttacctGTAATCcattttactaatttttctgCAGTTGTGTCTTAAATACTATCAAAGCCATTAATCTGgttatttcagttatttatttttcaattcaagAATTTTAGTTTGGTCCCTTTTCAAATTTGCTGTGCCACTTTTTATAGAGTTCAGTTTCTTGCCAAGTTTTTCAGTTTGGTTTTATCTTCTTGATCATAGTAAAAATACTTGTTTTATAGTCTGTGTTTGGGAATTCCACTCTCTGGAGACcccatgtgtctgtttctgttgttatttctGCTAGTTTCTGTCATTTTGTCTTGTCTCCTAGAGTGCTTGGTTTACTTTAATTGTGTACTGGACATTGTACTAGAAAAATTATTTGTAGAAATAATTTGAGGCCAAGAAAGATGTTATTTTCCTCTATAGATGactttatttttcacttcttGCCAGGTCCTGGTGGCACCAGCAACCCAGAATCATCTTAATACAATTTCAGGGCTTGAGATTTTCTGAGCCATCCAGATGGCCTGAAACTGGGCTGCAGTCCATGTGGAGGTTggtttatttatactttttcctCATTTCTGTGGTGCAGTCTTTTTGGATCCTAGCCCAATGAGGATTGTACCAAGGTTCCCCCCCCCCCTTGGTGGTGTTAGACTCCAATTTTTGTAAGCCTAACTCTGCAAACTCCAAATTGCATCTCATCTTCTAGGTTGCCTATTCAATATCACTAGATAGTTCCAGAGAAAAAGTATCTCCAGTGGTATGCTTACTCTCATCCTCTTCCTGATCTTAATCCAGTTAGCTCTTTTCTGATTTtcaagaagatttaaaaaaacatatgtgACAGATTTTTTAAGATGTCTTATGTAGGAAGCATAGTCTGAATTAAACTCTACCGTTATCAGAAACAGAAGTTCACCCATTGAGAATTTCGCCGGAGTTGCATTGAATCTAGAAATTGATTTGGGGAAAACTGAATCTTTCTGACGCCTTCCTATTTATTATATTGAAATACCTCtcctttatttagatcttcttcaaTGTCTTTAAGTATAGTTTATTATTATCTGTGCATGGCTCTGcatgtcttttgttaaatttattgcaAGTTTCTACTGTAAGTCGTGTATTTCGCATTGTGAttttattgctgtataatatgaagttgacttttatatattgattttatataagCTACCTTGACCGTTTCTTATGATTTCTATTAACTGTAGATTCTTTTgagttttctatgtagacaatcacattgtctacaaacaatgataattttatttacttgagtaagcctttcttttttccttcttattggACAGGCTAGAACCTCTAGTGAAATGATGAATAGAAGTGATAATACTGCCTATCGTCTCCTTACcctgattttattttagttttattttttaaatatttatttatttatttttggctgcgtcgggtcttagctgcggcacgcgggcttttctctagttgtggcgcacgggctctagagtgcatgggcttagttgccccgcgcatgtgggatcttagttccctgaccagggattgaacccgggtcccctgcattggaaggcggattcttaaccactggaccgccagggaagtcccgttacCCTGATTTTAAAGGATAGAAAACATTTCCAATATTACCCTATTTAGGATGATGTATATTGtatgtttttgtagatctttGTCAAGCTAAGTTCTTTTCTAATTCCATTTTactatgagtttttaaaaattatgaatggctgttgaattttttgAATGTATTTTAGTGATTTTAATGATTAGAATGatcctattatttttattctttaggcTGTTGATGAGTAAATGACATTTAGATATCTtctaatattaaaatactttGCATTCTTAGATAAACCTGAATTGATCATGggtgtattatttcttttatattctgttaGAATTTGTTTGCTATTATTTCATTTAGGATTTTTGGATATATATGCATGAGTTAAATGGGCCTGTAGTTTTTCTTTATCATATGTCCTAGTCTGGTTTGGATATTAAAGTTTCACTGGCTTCAGAGAATAAATAAGGGAGTATAGAAGAAGAGGGAatatccctttatttattttgtatacaaCTGAAATGAGCACTTCTTAGAATGTTTGGTAGAACATGTCTATAAAATTTAATGTTCTTGACACCCCCCTTTTTTCCCCTGAGTGGGAAGACTTTAAATTATCACTTTGGTTTAAGATTTATAAGACTAtccagaaattttatttcttcttacatCAGTTTTAgtcaattatatttttctaagaatttttctgcttttaatctgtttttaaatttattgccgTAAAGTGGTTGATGTGTTTCTGTTATCCTTTTATCATCTACTTTATTGTAGTTATGTCAGctttttattcataatattatttatttctgaccttctctttttattttattggttttacCAGAGACTTGTCTATTTtgttagtcttttcaaaga
Coding sequences within:
- the C1H10orf53 gene encoding LOW QUALITY PROTEIN: UPF0728 protein C10orf53 homolog (The sequence of the model RefSeq protein was modified relative to this genomic sequence to represent the inferred CDS: substituted 1 base at 1 genomic stop codon), which gives rise to MPRNASVIMPXGPYSSVGLSVEHRTYRLEGLLAVLAKDGHQTILEKTEDWNVVELMVNGEAVFHCNIKDLEFGGDGKLDPLCKEARRAVLNAY